A single window of Methylomarinum sp. Ch1-1 DNA harbors:
- the gatC gene encoding Asp-tRNA(Asn)/Glu-tRNA(Gln) amidotransferase subunit GatC encodes MSLTADDVTKIAHLARLGIDTQDIENYAKDLSNILNLMTQMGELDTEGVQPMAHPLDQVQRLRPDEVKEDNQREHFQAIAPQVENGLYLVPKVID; translated from the coding sequence ATGTCGTTAACGGCCGATGACGTAACCAAAATCGCCCATCTCGCACGCCTGGGCATCGACACGCAAGATATTGAAAATTATGCCAAAGACCTTTCCAACATCTTAAATCTGATGACGCAAATGGGTGAACTGGACACCGAAGGGGTTCAGCCGATGGCTCACCCGCTGGACCAGGTCCAGAGGTTGCGTCCTGACGAAGTGAAAGAAGACAATCAGCGCGAACATTTTCAAGCCATTGCCCCGCAGGTGGAAAACGGACTCTATCTGGTTCCCAAAGTTATCGATTAA
- the gatA gene encoding Asp-tRNA(Asn)/Glu-tRNA(Gln) amidotransferase subunit GatA, protein MHNKTITELAKDLRAKKYSSVELTQFFLDRINQHQALNCFISVSEESALKQAKAADIKLAKGEATALTGIPVAQKDIFCTQGIKTSCGSKMLDNFIAPYDATVIEKFNQAGAVMPGKLNMDEFAMGSSNETSYYGPVKNPWNLDIVPGGSSGGTAAAISARLVPAATGTDTGGSIRQPASLCGITGLKPTYGRVSRYGMIAYASSLDQGGPMARSAEDAALLLQTMAGFDPKDSTSVDSEVPDYSATLNDSIEGLKIGLPKEFFSEDLNGDIAAVIEATVNEYKKLGAEVKEVSMPNLKLAIPSYYVIASAECSANLSRFDGVRFGYRCDKPADLTDMYTRSRGEAFGPEVKRRILMGTYALSAGYYDAYYLKAQQVRRLISDDFNKALSEVDVLMGPVSPSTAFAIGEKSGDPIQMYLSDIYTIAINLAGLPAMSIPAGFADAKPVGLQIIGNYFAEARLLNIAHQYQQVSDWHKQAPKGFE, encoded by the coding sequence ATGCACAACAAGACTATCACCGAGCTCGCCAAGGATCTGCGCGCTAAGAAATACTCTAGCGTAGAATTGACCCAGTTTTTTTTAGACCGTATCAATCAACATCAAGCTCTCAACTGTTTCATCAGCGTCAGCGAAGAAAGCGCGCTGAAACAGGCCAAAGCCGCCGATATCAAGCTGGCGAAAGGCGAAGCCACAGCCTTGACCGGCATTCCGGTCGCGCAAAAAGACATTTTTTGCACTCAGGGCATCAAAACCAGTTGCGGCTCTAAGATGCTGGATAATTTCATTGCCCCTTATGACGCCACCGTCATCGAAAAATTCAACCAGGCCGGCGCCGTAATGCCGGGCAAACTGAACATGGATGAATTTGCGATGGGCTCGTCCAATGAAACCAGTTATTACGGTCCGGTCAAAAACCCTTGGAATCTCGATATCGTACCCGGCGGCTCGTCCGGCGGCACCGCAGCCGCCATCTCCGCCCGGCTCGTGCCGGCCGCGACCGGCACCGACACCGGCGGCTCGATCCGTCAACCCGCTTCCTTATGCGGCATCACCGGTTTGAAACCGACTTACGGCAGAGTGTCTCGTTATGGCATGATCGCCTATGCTTCCAGTCTCGACCAAGGTGGACCGATGGCTCGCAGCGCCGAGGATGCCGCATTGTTATTGCAAACGATGGCCGGCTTCGACCCGAAAGATTCGACCAGCGTCGATAGCGAAGTGCCGGATTACAGCGCAACGTTGAACGACAGCATAGAAGGCTTAAAAATCGGCCTGCCCAAGGAGTTCTTCAGCGAAGATTTGAACGGCGACATCGCCGCGGTGATCGAAGCGACCGTCAACGAATACAAAAAGCTAGGCGCCGAAGTCAAAGAAGTCTCGATGCCCAACCTGAAGTTGGCGATCCCGTCCTACTACGTCATCGCCTCGGCGGAATGTTCGGCCAACCTGTCCCGTTTCGACGGCGTTCGTTTCGGTTATCGCTGCGACAAACCGGCCGATTTGACCGATATGTATACCCGCTCGCGCGGCGAAGCCTTCGGCCCTGAAGTCAAACGCCGCATCCTGATGGGCACCTATGCCTTGTCGGCCGGCTATTACGACGCCTATTACCTGAAGGCGCAACAAGTGCGCCGCTTGATCAGCGATGACTTCAACAAGGCCTTATCCGAAGTCGATGTATTGATGGGCCCGGTTTCGCCATCGACCGCCTTCGCCATCGGCGAAAAATCCGGCGATCCGATTCAGATGTATTTATCCGATATCTATACCATCGCGATCAACTTAGCCGGTCTGCCGGCGATGTCGATCCCGGCGGGCTTTGCCGACGCCAAACCAGTCGGACTGCAAATCATCGGC
- the mreC gene encoding rod shape-determining protein MreC — MKLLFATGPSLNTRLLVAVLLSVALLVVDQRSTGLHSLRSALSLLVYPVQLLVSLPVDMAEYVNDTFVSYRTLQTENSELKERQLVNDAKLLKLAALEKENIRLRALLENSFKLGEQVLVAELLSVNLAPYEHIVVVNKGSRFGVYSKQPVLDAQGVVGQVVRTLPASSEIMLITDPNHAIPVQVNRNGLRTIAIGSGRINQLKLPFLPNNADILPGDLLVTSGLGGTFPQGYPVAVVDEFKVRPNKPFASISATPKAELDKSREFLIVWSDATPVPLTDKQMESSQEPGDATE, encoded by the coding sequence ATAAAGCTTTTATTTGCAACAGGCCCTTCGTTGAATACCCGCTTGTTGGTCGCGGTTTTGCTGTCGGTGGCGCTGCTGGTTGTCGATCAGCGCAGTACTGGCTTGCATTCTTTAAGGTCGGCGTTATCGCTGCTGGTGTATCCGGTGCAGCTGCTGGTCAGTTTGCCGGTTGATATGGCGGAATATGTCAATGACACCTTTGTTTCCTATCGGACATTACAAACAGAAAACAGCGAACTGAAAGAGAGGCAATTGGTTAATGATGCCAAGTTGTTGAAGCTGGCGGCGCTGGAAAAAGAAAATATTCGTTTACGGGCATTACTGGAAAATTCATTCAAGCTCGGCGAACAGGTGTTGGTGGCGGAATTACTTTCGGTCAATCTGGCGCCCTATGAGCATATCGTCGTCGTCAACAAAGGCAGCCGCTTCGGAGTGTATAGTAAACAGCCGGTATTGGATGCCCAAGGTGTGGTCGGTCAAGTGGTCAGGACTTTGCCGGCCAGTTCGGAGATCATGCTGATTACCGATCCGAATCACGCCATTCCCGTGCAAGTCAATCGCAACGGTCTTCGCACCATCGCGATCGGCAGCGGTCGGATCAATCAGCTAAAATTGCCGTTTTTACCGAATAATGCCGATATCTTGCCTGGCGATCTGTTGGTGACATCCGGTTTGGGAGGCACCTTTCCGCAAGGTTATCCAGTCGCCGTCGTCGATGAATTCAAGGTTCGGCCTAATAAGCCATTCGCCAGCATATCGGCGACGCCGAAGGCGGAGCTGGATAAAAGCCGGGAATTTCTGATCGTCTGGAGTGATGCGACGCCGGTGCCGTTGACCGATAAACAAATGGAATCCAGTCAGGAACCAGGCGATGCCACAGAATAG
- a CDS encoding rod shape-determining protein gives MFKRIRGLFSNDLSIDLGTANTLIYIPGQGIVLNEPSVVAIKEDRIRGAKTIAAVGIDAKNMLGRTPGNITAIRPLKDGVIADFAVTERMLRFFIEKVHESKLLRPSPRILICVPCGSTQVERRAIRESAAMAGAREVYLIEEPMSAAVGAGLPVDEAHGSMVLDIGGGTSEVAVISLNGIVYSASVRIGGDRFDEAIINYVRRNYGTLIGEATAEKIKHEVGAAYPGSEVKEIQVTGRNLAEGVPRSFSLNSNEILEALQEPLSGIVGSVKVALEQTPPELGADVASRGIVLTGGGALLKDIDRLIAEETGLPVYIADDPLTCVARGGGMVLEMLDDKGVSAFSLE, from the coding sequence ATGTTCAAAAGAATTCGCGGCCTATTTTCTAATGATTTGTCGATCGATTTAGGGACTGCAAACACCTTGATTTATATACCAGGCCAAGGAATTGTTCTGAATGAGCCATCTGTCGTGGCAATAAAGGAAGATCGCATACGCGGCGCGAAAACCATCGCCGCCGTCGGTATCGACGCCAAAAACATGCTGGGTCGCACGCCGGGGAATATCACTGCAATCCGGCCGCTGAAGGATGGCGTCATCGCCGATTTCGCCGTGACCGAACGCATGTTGCGTTTTTTTATCGAAAAGGTTCATGAAAGCAAATTGCTTCGTCCCAGCCCTCGCATACTGATTTGTGTGCCGTGTGGGTCGACCCAGGTGGAAAGACGTGCGATTCGTGAGTCGGCGGCGATGGCCGGCGCGCGCGAGGTTTATCTGATCGAGGAGCCGATGTCAGCGGCGGTCGGCGCCGGTCTCCCGGTCGACGAAGCGCATGGTTCGATGGTGCTGGACATCGGTGGAGGAACTTCCGAGGTCGCGGTGATTTCGTTGAACGGCATCGTTTATTCGGCGTCGGTGCGGATCGGCGGCGACCGTTTCGATGAGGCGATTATCAATTATGTACGCAGAAATTACGGCACGCTGATCGGCGAGGCGACCGCTGAAAAAATCAAACACGAAGTCGGCGCCGCTTATCCCGGCAGCGAGGTCAAGGAAATTCAGGTGACCGGCCGCAACTTGGCGGAAGGGGTGCCGCGCAGCTTTTCGTTGAACAGCAACGAGATCTTGGAAGCCTTGCAGGAGCCGCTGTCCGGCATCGTCGGTTCGGTGAAGGTGGCGCTGGAGCAGACGCCTCCGGAATTGGGCGCCGATGTCGCCAGCCGCGGCATCGTGTTGACCGGCGGCGGGGCGCTGTTGAAAGACATCGATCGTTTGATCGCCGAAGAAACCGGGTTGCCGGTTTATATCGCCGATGATCCATTGACCTGTGTCGCGCGTGGCGGCGGCATGGTGCTGGAAATGCTCGATGATAAAGGGGTTTCGGCGTTTTCGTTGGAATAG